In Aegilops tauschii subsp. strangulata cultivar AL8/78 chromosome 3, Aet v6.0, whole genome shotgun sequence, one genomic interval encodes:
- the LOC109738711 gene encoding obtusifoliol 14-alpha demethylase-like produces MDQATILVVAACLAAATAALILRRPRNGKPPGGVALLPPVASGVSAIAALGTLVTKGLPAVIHDLHGELGSVFTVSLLGLKKVTFLVGPEVTTHFFKGSESEIRQSDIYKITVPIFGRGVLFDVDLPTRSRQISFLSDAIKPVNLRGHVDSMVREVEDYFGKWGEHGTVDLKQELGLVLMRIANRCLLGEQIGDNMFDEVTHLLHELFENGLHMTSLFFPYLPIPPHRRRDAARAKLGEIFHEAVRARRASGRAENDVLQKLVESRYADGRPVTESEIAGLLIGMIFAGQHTSASAAIWTGACLLSHGDGRHLVAAVEEQKQIIARHGRERVDYDVLREIGILRCCIMEALRMHAPANVIIREANKSFSLQARDGGRYAIPKGHTLVTSPAVNNRLPHIFKDPLVYDPSRFGPGREEDKVGGKFSFTPFSAGRHVCLGEDYAYMQIKVIWSHLLRNFELKIISPFPDEEWEKFIPGPRGKVIVTYKRRPLE; encoded by the exons ATGGATCAAGCCACCATTCTCGTAGTGGCGGCATGCCTCGCCGCCGCCACAGCAGCACTGATCTTACGGAGGCCAAGAAACGGCAAACCACCCGGCGGCGTGGCATTGCTTCCGCCGGTGGCGAGCGGCGTTTCCGCGATCGCGGCGTTGGGTACGCTCGTAACCAAGGGCCTCCCTGCCGTGATACACGACCTCCACGGGGAGCTGGGAAGCGTGTTCACGGTGAGCCTCTTGGGGTTGAAGAAGGTGACGTTCCTGGTCGGGCCGGAGGTGACGACTCACTTCttcaaaggctccgagtcggagatCAGGCAGTCGGATATCTACAAGATCACCGTGCCCATCTTTGGCCGCGGCGTGCTGTTCGACGTGGATCTGCCTACCAGGAGCAGGCAGATCAGCTTCCTGTCCGACGCCATAAAGCCCGTCAACTTGAGGGGCCATGTCGATTCCATGGTTCGTGAAGTGGAG GACTACTTTGGCAAATGGGGAGAGCATGGCACGGTGGACCTGAAGCAGGAGCTCGGGCTGGTGCTCATGCGGATCGCCAACCGCTGCCTGCTCGGAGAACAGATCGGAGACAACATGTTCGACGAAGTAACCCATCTCCTTCACGAGCTCTTCGAAAACGGCTTGCACATGACCAGCCTCTTCTTCCCGTACTTGCCGATCCCACCGCACCGCCGGCGTGACGCAGCCCGGGCCAAGCTGGGGGAGATATTCCACGAGGCCGTCAGAGCACGCAGGGCCTCGGGCCGAGCCGAGAACGACGTGCTACAGAAGCTTGTGGAGTCAAGGTACGCCGACGGCCGCCCCGTAACCGAGAGCGAGATCGCCGGGCTGCTTATCGGCATGATTTTCGCCGGGCAGCACACGAGTGCCAGCGCCGCTATCTGGACAGGAGCTTGCCTCCTCAGCCATGGAGACGGCCGCCACCTGGTGGCCGCCGTCGAGGAGCAGAAACAGATCATCGCACGACATGGCAGGGAACGCGTCGACTACGACGTCCTGCGAGAGATAGGCATCCTGCGTTGCTGCATCATGGAGGCGCTGAGGATGCATGCTCCGGCGAACGTGATCATCCGTGAGGCGAACAAGAGCTTCAGCTTGCAAGCAAGAGATGGCGGCAGATACGCGATCCCCAAGGGGCATACCTTGGTAACCTCGCCGGCGGTGAACAACAGGCTGCCGCACATCTTCAAGGACCCTCTTGTGTATGATCCGTCTAGGTTTGGTCCTGGGAGAGAGGAGGACAAAGTCGGCGGCAAATTCTCGTTCACGCCATTTAGTGCCGGGCGGCACGTTTGCTTGGGGGAGGACTATGCTTACATGCAGATCAAGGTGATATGGAGCCATCTGCTAAGGAACTTTGAGCTCAAGATTATCTCCCCTTTCCCGGACGAGGAATGGGAGAAATTCATTCCGGGGCCAAGAGGCAAAGTGATTGTTACTTACAAGAGGCGGCCGCTGGAATGA